AATCCGAACGATACCCTTAACTACTCTTAAGACACCTAGTCGTAGCTGTCTATTTTCTTCATGCTCTTGGTTTTACAAAACTTTTAGTTCAAACgtccaatttttaaaaatgtttagtaTAGTGCGTTTTAAagtaaggatttttttccaacaaaagcACAGGTTCTGTATTCGGtgtgttgtttaattaataGAAACTAcggaatgatttatttccgTTGTCACAATTTCTCGAATGATAGCTGACTATTCTTTGTGTCTTATAATTGTCGGTTGGTAAATATGTCTACTATCTTCTTCAGTACGATTTGAATCTAGTTATTGAACTACTACTACATTATACTTGACATTTACCTTTTATTATCTTGTGTGATAGAGATTAAATAGTCAATGTAGAGTGTGAACGGAATGCCAGTAATATTGATATTAAGCTAATCTTTTCTCAGAAAGTAACTCAAGTGAATCATTTACCGTTGTATAGTTCCATGACACGGTTAATCGTTCTCTATATAACTGAAATCCGTTCTTCTCAGCTACTTCTTTCACTCAgttgttcatttgttttcaaaattttcctttgccatgtttcaaattgttttgaaGACCTTATTTGTTCTGTGCTCCCTAATGTTAATGACATTGCCATAATGGGTGAAGAAGCCAGGCTCAAGGGTTTAATGACCTTTAATCCTTATTTTAAGCTTTAAGGATTAACCCGACACAGAAAACCATCCTTAACCAAGAATTTTCTTAATGTATGCCCCATGGTTGTTTTGTACCTCTGATTTGGTAAGCAGGCGGTGGCGGTTTGGTTTGTAGGGCTGATAATTTTCTACGTTGGAAAAACTGTTATGCAATTCAGAATGTTTTTGCTCATCGTACTCTTCATGCTTTTCTTCCGAATGATTATCGTGGTTTTCTTGGAAAGTTTTATGTTCATTCGCGGATGGAGGCTTTTGTGTCATTGAATAATTTTCTGAAATTAATCCAGTCCCTTcggaatttgcattttttgcgcTCATGGGTAACATTATAGTGTGTTTATTGTGCAAAGTATTCTCTTCCGTTGTCAGTGAAGGTAAATGAGCGCTTATTTTACTGCTATCGTTTGCTCCAATTTCCGTAGCGTTTGTATTATAGCCAACCTCTATATCTTCTATAACCGTAGCAGTCGGGACAATAGTTGATTCCTTAGGTGATTCAGATGAGTGCACAGTAATATCATGTTCCGGTGCAATGGTGGTTGTGATAAAATCAGAATACTGTGTCAACTGGATAGCAGATACCAACGCAGCTACTTTAAGtggattattattatgatacGGAAGCGGAAGATGCGCAGACGTTGTCACAGCCGTCTGTAACGGTCGTGTGgtgatggaaaatgttccaGGATGCTCGGTTAGTTGagatttattttgttcgaaAACAACATTGACTGCCTGATGGACTTCACTCGTGGAAGGAGCAATTGATGATGCAGATAATACCTCATCCTTCAAAACTTCGATAACACCTTCTCTTAAAGTCGATTCCACAACCATAAATGGATCACTGTTTTCGTGATCTCCTAACAAATATGCATCTGATGTTGAAGGTGCAGGTGAGACATTAACCCCAGAATCCACTGAAATGTTAGTGGAAGATACAGTGCGAAGTAACATGATTGGAGGCGACTCTGTTTGAGGACGAGCGGATATGAAACGTGCCTTTACGAGTAACATTGGCGGTATGAAGTGATCCCCAGtaattacttctttttttggtgtcGTTGGCAAGATGTGATTTGACGCAGTTGTTCTTGTGATTAGCAGTGCTGATGTTGTGGGAAAAATAGTGGAAAATATCGTTGGAGTAAAAATCGTCGTCGTAGAAGTTGTTGCTTCTGTTATATCAGGCATAATGGTTATTCCTTCATCTCTGTCCGCATCAGTTCCACGACGCAAGCGTGAATCTGGCGTAGTCATGATTTCTGTTGATTTCTCATTGATATAGCTATTGCCACACAATCTAtctttgttacatttttcattcgcaATCTTTACACCATTTCCTACAACAGTTGGATCAGCATAATCTCCATCCGCCGTAGGTTTTACGGCTTGTTGAATGATATCAATCGGTTGGATTTCCGTTTCGTCCTGCATTGGCTGATCGCCTAGCATCGGTCCATCGTCTTCATCCTCTTCATCACCACTATCGTTCCGATCCGATCTGTTGGAGTCCTTTTTCGTGTAGTGATTAACCTTTTCGTACAACTGTGATTTCTTGATGTAGGCAGATTTACGCTGACTCTCCGTATTATGGATCACACTGTCCAGTTCTTCACTATGTACAGCTACATGCTCACTGCGCATAAGGTCTTGCAGGTTGAACTTATTGATGACGTTCTTTACAGTGTCTTCGATTTGATTCGGATTGACCTCGatcttgttgttgctttcctcATCGTTGCTGGATACAACTGTCAAAATATCGTGTTCCAATATTGACTGCTGTGGTGGTCGTCGTGTAGCGCTTGCTGTTGCCAAACTGTTAGCGTCAATCATTAATTGATTGGTTTTATCAATAGTTAATGCCGATGCCAAGTCCTCTTCATCGCTGCACTGCAATTGCTCAATAACGCTGTCTCGGTCTTGTTTACCCTGGCAGGTGATATGCTTCGTACCGGATTCTCCGCAATCCCGTGAGAGCTGCACAGTTCCGCTGTCCGACATATACTGTACCGTAAGGGATGGAATCGACGTGATGGTGCAGTCCACCGCCCACGTTGGCACTAAAAGAGTAATGGTGGTatctttaaaataacaaacacgTCGAAGAGCGATAAAACAGTAATCTTACCAGGAAGTTCGCATAGGAATGCGGCAGTTTCAGGGCCCCCGCATCGAAAAGCATGCCAACGAAAATCCCTAACCGGATCTACTACGGCACACAGTGGTTGTTCGATTGCTGGCATAGTTTCTGCCCAATAACCATTTGCAGGATCCAGTGTCCTTGAGCTGCTGTATAAATGAaacatgaatttaattttaatttaatgcattAATCATATATATCCTCCCAAATTCGAATAGAAAATGTTCGAAATCGTACAGTGACGCTGCTTATAGGATGCTTAGCACCCGCTGGTCGTAGGTGGCAACAAGTGGCATTCGTGTTTTGTGTGAGCTTTTTGTattattgaataataaaatatcgaTGTTACAttagttaaaaatatttacacaacTATTTCGATATGATTTAATATACTTATGAAATCAGAATTTACAGGGTTAATGAGATTACTTGGCGACGGCGGAGCATTTTTCCTGAATCGATTTCCTGAATCGATCTGAATCGACAGAACTAGCAAGGGAACACATACAACCTGAAACATTCGCACCATTTGGAACAAGCTCAAATAGAAACTGACTCTATTCCCGCAAAGCTGACTGTCACTTTTGCAACGCTTTAGCATAACAagcgtggttttgttttgcccgtACTTGAAACGTGCCGAGTTAATCTCGGAACCGCGGATTTTGTGCTGGGGAAACTTACGGATGagtaatttaaatgtttagtGTTTGTATGTGGTATAAAGAAGGAAGAAGACTCTGACTTTCGGACGCGCCCCTTACGTCGCATCGAGGAGCAACAGTATAACTGTAACGCTTGATCAGCTCTCCGCAAAATGCCAGCGCATGACAAATCTTCGACACAATAGTGATATGATCAAAAGTGACAAAACTGAGAAAGTGCCTTCCGTTCAAGACAATACATTTGAACTACAATCTGCTGTCGGTATTCTCACCAACAAGAAGAATTAAGTTTCCTCCGAGTTACCTGTTTCATCACTTACGTATCTGGATCGCACAAACTCATCTGCAGTAATTTACCACAAATTACATACACGGGCACATCCTCACGCAGGACATTTGTACACCAGCCCGAAATCGATGCAATGGAATCGCACTTTACTCACACGATTAAGAAACGTAACCATGGGCACTTGTCTGGATTAAGCAAATCCCCAGCCTTCAACATCCGAGCTACAAAGGCAtggttataatttattaatgtgAAGCCACATGTCACTCCTGAAAACATGTTCTTTTTGGGTGTAAACGATACTTTCCACTATTGATGTCACGGTTCATCGACTCACTAAACGCAGTGCTGACCTATAAGGGAATTTTTTAATCTCTTTCAAAGTGAGTATTCCTGATTCCTGATGgacagggtgcagtgcaaggtgagaatatcgagcatgctgtcggatgcgttcgagtctcaccggggattgaggcaaggtgacggactctcctgtctgctcttcaacatcgctctggaaggtgtcatgagaagcgcggacttcgatatgcggggcacgattttcacccgttccatccaattccttggcttcgcggatgacatcgacatcatcggaaggacatctgcggcggtgtgcgaggcgtacacccgactgaagcgcgaagcctcaaggattggattgctgatcaatgcgacgaagacaaagtacctgcttgccggaggctctgaccgtaatagggccatgctgggaagcagcgtatcggtcgacggcgatgatctcgatgtagtagaggagttctgctacctcggtacgatcataacttcggagaacaacgtaagcagcgaaatccgaaggcgcattgttcaggggaatcgtgcctactgcgggctccacaaactcctacgatccagaaaccttctcctgcgcacgaaatgtacaatataccgtacattgatacggccggctgtcctctatggtcatgagtcttggaccatgctcacagaggatgccaatgcactcggtgttttcgaacgccgtgtgctaaggacgatctttggcggtatcttggagcacgacgggtggaggaggagaatgaaccacgagcttgctgagctgtttgggggacctgacatcctcacggtggcaaaggccggaaggatacgctggttggggcacgtcatgaggatgccggactcgtgccccaccaaaaaggtcctcgtcggcgacccgttcggcacgagacgcagaggagcgcagcgagcccgttggctggatcaggtggagcagaacctgtcggagatcgggtgcagcagaggatggagagcggcagccctggatcgagtctcctggaaacatattggtgaccaggccatgtcagcacgacgtgctcaacaataagagcgggccaaagaagaagaagaagattcCTGATTCCCTAAAGGATACTGCTTTGCAAACTTCGTGGCCGCCTGCGCTTCGGCAGTTCGGCAGTTTGTTGAACACGGTTTCACAAAACGCCAAATCCATGAGAGGATTCTATTTGATCCGGCCTCATCCGTCTGCAAGCATCTACTAGCATCGATCTGATTGGTTCGAGCCCTCCTGCTCTCACATCGGTCAGTCACAACCAGCTCTCACCATCGGCAGCATTTCCATCCAACGCATCAGGTTCGCCTTCCCAAGCATCGGAACTACTCGACACGATTGTACCGGATTTTGTGAGCTCTCCTCCACCTTCATCGCTCCCACCGCCTTCGCCGTTGAGGATCCTTCACCCGTCTCACGCATaaagctgcggggccacgagcgttgagactgcgtctcaaacctcatttacctcagtcactcatttacctcaaaaagtcactcaaaaccaaagtctccgttgcctcttgaggattccctcaatttcagtacagtggtgaccttactggatttgacgttgacaacacacagtgtgtgaagagtaaaatgttttcatgtatttttattttttgtttctactgtatttttgtttcaattttatggaaaatatggtcaaaaaaattgtggtttgttgattaaaaactaaatcatcattttcttaattacaggagcttaatccatcaatcatattgcagttgaaaagtataaattcaattataaaaaatgttcacaacttttgtcacacattgttccaaaaagtacgttgcggagacataaaaacatcataccgtacgccaaaacattgtgcttgtacgatcataattacgcataaaacactttcagaatgaagttacattcataatagtacgcaaaaagtgtacttgtataaaaaaaataaaccattattctttcgccataccatcggcagatacaacaggttttgtttacattttgagctgctgatTGGCcaaatctgtcaaaaaagtcgcaaaaatttttgagacttttgtagatgagccaggtttccctcaaaactcaagtcactcaatgtttagagttttgagggaatcctcatcgctcgtggccccgtggcttaATACGTCATACGCAGCCGGACCACCTTTTCCCTAACCAGCCCTAAACGCACTCAACTAGCAGCTCACGTGTAAACGATCTGTAGGTTTTCTATTATCAAAATATTCGCGGGCTGCGCACTACGCACACGGAACTGCGCCTCTCTGTCTAGTCCTCACTAGAAGCTTTATGGCTGAGCACACACGGGACGTtcacgtcctgcccacgtccacaccAACTTCGTGCAAAGCCGAACATAAACAactatcctttaccgtacgcacgagCGAGACAGCATTTGTCGTACGATCAAGCCCGTTATGCTCTGTACGCGTCATTCtaaggctgggcacacacgggacgtccacgtcctgcccacgtccacatcgaacttcgtgcaaatccgaacataaacgcctatcctttaccgtacgcacgagcgagacacaatagtcgcacgatcagcccgtatgctccgtacgcgtctttctaatagaagcatatgtaaaattcagagaggatctattatcttaccccctagttcctttcataaacattttctttgcgttttgagaGCCAGATATGATGTTCATTTTGCttagtctaaaatttgttcatgtaattatatttttcatgtaggtttcagataaaccattgcaaataaagagttaataaaaaaaataatattgttccaaaatatcgggaaccgcttcgcaatatgttgtggtgtttaaacatttcatcacaaaaaaaaccaatgcttttcttcctagttctcacaacggttcgatcacaacccatctttttgcaatccatcctttttactctacaacagcaaggctgcgtaagcgggtaagaacaagtccactgatctgctctcgagagaattatttccgaatcctctttcacttcgtggtttgtggacgtcttgtggacgcgtccacggcaggacccaatttttttgaatttttgtatgacttcgtggattttggacgtccagtggacgtacgtgtgtgcccagcctaatagttatttccgattcctctttcacttcgtgctttgtggacgccttgtggacgcgtccacggcaggactcaattttttttaatttttgtatgacttcgtgaATTTcggacgtccagtggacgtacgtgtgtgcccagcctatAGATAGAAAATTCGAAATGTCgcaatgtgtgtattttcggCGACTTTGTGCGACTTCGACGCCATGACGTTTATCTGTCGTCCCGGGTGCAGTTGCCCGATATGCTGCcgattcaaatatttaaattcaaactAATTCAGTTGTGAGCcaatgaaatggaataaagcaatacaaaaagtaaaataagtaagtaaaaaaaagagcgtatgagagagagaggatcGAGTGATGATTAGGAAGAGAGTGAAAAGACAGTCAGTTTTTAGACAGACGTATTAGACAACGGTTCGGAAAATAGCAGCGTTGAAAAGGAGAGAGGAAGCtgatgtattaaaataaagaaagaagtATGTCtggagtaaaaaaacaaaaaaaaaagtcagaaAGTTGACTAAGGTTCTCAAATTGGAGAAAGAAATAGTGGTACATGGTGAAAGAATGGACGATAGTCACGACAGATTTGACAGAAAATAATCCATCGTGTAATACGGCCAATACAGGCTAAAAGCATAAGCCTTCTTACTTATACTTAGTAGTTTTTTCGGATCAGCGCTACCACAGAAGGCCTTCCAAACTACACATGCTACCACAGAAGGCCTGAACTATTTATCCAAGATCGTTGCTGGTCGCCTTTGcagaaagaacaaaataaatctttagacgtcaaatatttatgcagATAAATATGCAACGTCTAGCGTAAGACCGACTCCACATGGGCCGTTGTCGCACCGTACCACGGAAAACGCGTATATCTTTCGTTTCAATATTGAACTTCGAATCAGCTCGATTTGGGTGGGCTTTCAAATCTTGCACGGCAGGCTGTCAAATCTTCTACACCTGTTGTTGCGCAGAGTTGTTCATCTTGAACAAAGCTGCATTTTCGCGAAGAACCTGTTTGACAGCCAGGCGCAGAAATTTAACAGCCGAGCGCGTCGAGTACCGCGCAGGTCGCGGCTCGTGTGATGGCGACTTTACAGTCTAGTTTCTTAATGTACACTGTTATTGTCCTTGCTTTTTATATGCTGAACGACCCAGTAGTGCATTTTGTAGCGACGGCACGACGCGACAGATACGATAAaactggtccaaaatcccaaccaGACCAATCAATCCGTCAGacacaggactgactataCAGCACCAGCACAGCACATCATAAATATGTTATATAAAAAGCCATGCTTGAAACCTCTCGAGAATTTTGTACCAGTAAAGAGTAAGAAGAAGGCAGTTTATTTCGGTAGTATGGGTAACAGACTTCACGAAACACATATGAACGAACGGAATAATGTAAatcttgtgtgttttatgttctACTTACGTCCAAATGAAGCGTGCCGAGTTTTCGGGACGCATCAGACCGATCCATACTGCGCTAGTCACGTCAAGCTCCTTGAGAAAGGCACGGGTCGCATCAAACTGCATTCCATTGTCAACTGTAAAGAGGCGCCaaattagagaaaaaaattatactACTTATTATTTGTGCGATTGATTCATAGGTCAGCTAGGTAGGTCTTGGTCAAGAGGTGAAGGGATAAAACGCCAATGCAGAGTTTTTATATGACAGAAAAACGCAAGCGCCTATCACAACAAAGGCAGCATATGACATTTAAACGGCTTTAGGCTGGTGGAACAGCTCCATCGTTCCGATTTTTTTGCATATGCGAATCGTAAGAATGTTCctacacagttagcgattgtcgcatTTGCGACTGCGGCTTTGTCAAACTACATAGAAATATATGTCAAACTACATAGAATACATAGAAAATTCGAAATGTCgcgatgtgtgtattttctaCGACTTTGTGCGACTTCGACGCCATGACAGTTTATCTGTCGTCACGGGTGCAGTTGCCTGATATTGTGCCGattcaaatgtttaaatttaaactaatTCAGTTGTGagccaataaaatagaataaagtataatttaatttgagtAAGTTCAcgtgcagaaataaatttaaagaatttatatattttttatttattgagtTTGGTTTTGGTACCATCCGGTGTTACCCGTCGTCGAGCTTTCTTGATGATGACTATTTTCAAACATCATCACTAGCCTTCGTCAATCAACTCTCGTCAAACTCGTTAATCAACTCTCGTTCGTCGAACTAATATTCCAATCCTCAAGGGGCCCCTTGTGTTACTCTGCGGGACCCCCAATAGCATACGAAGAGGGTTAAAGCGGCGCTTGTCGGTCCCATTTCGAGCATATTTTATGCACTTTCCCTACTAAATACACTGGCGGATCAGTCCCCTTGGAGGCTCTGGGCGGATAATAGTTGGGGCCCGTGGGGGTGGTCatgatcaaatttaaaaaattactgACCGGGGAGCCTGCACATGGACCAACTGTCTCTCTTAGAATTCAGAGAGACAAACCGCGGGGGAAAGTTGTATTCCAATTTCTCCAGTAGCCCTTTGTGTTACACTTTGTGTTGTGTCGTTACTTTAGTAAAAACGTACTCGCACaattacacattaaaacaCGTTTATCACACTAAAAGATAACACACACGATAACGCAAAAACGACTGTCTCCAGCGGACGTCCAAAGGAGAAAGCGATCGGGTAGGGCACGTGCGAACAGTTTTCGGCACATCGGATGCTGTCGGTTCCCAGACAGCAAAGAGTGATTAACTGGCTGCGTACGTGATCAAGGTGTACACAACACTTTGGGGCCCCACTTGCACTCTTATACTTTATATACTTTTCTTACTAAACAGCTTTTCCCGGGCCCCCCCTTCACGGCTAGGCTCTAGGCGGCCGATtactccgcccaccgttagatccgtcACTGACAACCAGGAAGGGTCAATAAAAGTAGGACCCAACTCCGGTTGGACACCCTAAAATTTCATCAGCCTGACTCTTGGCAGCTTTTCGGCGgcatgtttataaccccccttgtgaaagattgAGTTGAGTTTGcagcacttgtttatatgcaatattgtttgtttttttagttacttgatatttttttgtgcaaaatatatttaataaattattagaagacttataaaacatgtattgggttacgtatttgaagtattatgccAAAATCACTTCCTGCATATAAACAACTAATTCAAACTTAACccaatctttcacaaggggGGTTATAAACATGTCGCCGAAAAGCTCCAAAGAGTCAGGCTGATGtaattaaatgctcccgttcaaaaatccggtgcttgcaatcaaaaatgtgcgccggcgacaagaaatcgagtgcggcgcgtcaaaaaatgtgtgctgccagtcaaaactaaagtgtaaaaccctgaaTCACATACATTAGCTGGAACTGTTGAGAAAgtcataattttattaaacatgtATCATAACTACATTTCCAGGTGGTACAGAAGAGAGCTCTGTTGCAGGAACCAGCACCAACCGCAGGAAGGCTATTTCGACATTATTGATGAATATCGAGGCCGAGGACAATCCAACACTAATCCTGGTAAAAGACGATTCTGCTGCGAAGATAATTCCGGTAggcttcatcatcatcattatcgcaAGCATGGACTACGTTCGTCGTGACTGGAGGCTCTGGTCGTATGTTCCAGTTTCGTTCGAAAAGCGTCGCTAGAACTTTTTTGGATATTGGGcggtaatgtattgtaatgtgaaaatattgtagtgaaataaaataatgtttacaaaaaaaaaacaaactaactatttttaataatatttattaacctTGAGGAATAATTAATATCATGAACTTTCTGCTCTCTCGCGATATAAAATCATCGGTTTTTGTCACATGGGCTGTAAGATCGATtgcagatcgatttcagagtGAAATCTGAGTAACTTATGAAAGAATTTTGCCAGGTGGGGAAGCACTAGTACAACTCACCCAAGGGAACAAAATTTGGAGTTTGGGAACTATTCTCAACCGAGTTTGGTCCTCCGAAATGTGATCCCGAATAGTTCCGCTTTGCAGCAGTTTGGGCCATCGAGGAACCCAAGTTTTATGGACTCATGAGTTGAGTGAGCAGTTTCGGGACTTATCGCTCAAATTTACGACCGATCTCTCCTTCGTTTGGACTTTGGAGCGCTTTTCCCCTGCACAgggagagagaacaaaaaagctGCACATGCACTCACACTTTCTATACGAAGTACGTGCAGTGTGACGAAGAGTGTGACagatatttttgcattcgtaTGATTGCACGGATCAGCTGTTGCAAGAACGAGAACAGAACTTTTGTATTATACCATTTGATACCAATTTACCTCGACGGCGAATCGATGCGGCCACGGAGTCCCAGTCTGAGAATAAGCAAACGCGTCGGGTTTTGTTGTATGATCAGCGCGTCGATCGATGCGTCGCAACATTGGTTTGAGTGCATTTTGGTCATTCGATATGCACCAAACGAACCATACCATCCTTATTGGGTTCaaaatgcaaaggaaaaatactTAGTCCAATGCCTATTATGGCAGGTGCTGTTGTATGCATTCATGTAGCAACTTACTTTAACTTGATTAACATTAAGGCTTGGATAATTTTAGCGCATTCTTCTATTTTTGCTCCAAGTGATAATCGACGACCGGTTGAGTGACGACCGATCAGGTTGAGAATATCATGTTTATTCAATGAAAtatcacaataataaaaaagacacTCGTAGCCATTTTCGTACCTATTAGTCGCTATACATAAAACGTAGATCGTAgagtatgtgtgtatgtaatgTATGAACATATACTCGCATACATGCGAAGATAACGGGACCGCATACGCTCACGGTACAATGTGTCTTCTTCCTTTCGGATTTGGATATGATTCGGACATTAGATCTGTTttgaatagaacaaaattcaGAACTAACTAGTGAGCCTAACAATCAGTCGATTGATACTAACGTATGCAAGTTGGGCGGAGTAGGCAACCGCCTAGAGCCTCGTAACAAGTTGCTATGCCGGAAAGCGTATCTGGATTGtcaaagaaatattttaactcTTCCGCAAGGTATAATGTTGTTCCAAATGTGCACTTTCGCGTCTTCTTCTTATTCCATTTGTATGGTTAGTTTTCTG
This sequence is a window from Anopheles marshallii chromosome X, idAnoMarsDA_429_01, whole genome shotgun sequence. Protein-coding genes within it:
- the LOC128710008 gene encoding uncharacterized protein LOC128710008 yields the protein MPKLLCGFIFAIVIVGCIDLAESRAVNISNTWTLPQEGFSVFYRYFRDKISWFEADAVCQFHHANLVTVDNGMQFDATRAFLKELDVTSAVWIGLMRPENSARFIWTSSRTLDPANGYWAETMPAIEQPLCAVVDPVRDFRWHAFRCGGPETAAFLCELPVPTWAVDCTITSIPSLTVQYMSDSGTVQLSRDCGESGTKHITCQGKQDRDSVIEQLQCSDEEDLASALTIDKTNQLMIDANSLATASATRRPPQQSILEHDILTVVSSNDEESNNKIEVNPNQIEDTVKNVINKFNLQDLMRSEHVAVHSEELDSVIHNTESQRKSAYIKKSQLYEKVNHYTKKDSNRSDRNDSGDEEDEDDGPMLGDQPMQDETEIQPIDIIQQAVKPTADGDYADPTVVGNGVKIANEKCNKDRLCGNSYINEKSTEIMTTPDSRLRRGTDADRDEGITIMPDITEATTSTTTIFTPTIFSTIFPTTSALLITRTTASNHILPTTPKKEVITGDHFIPPMLLVKARFISARPQTESPPIMLLRTVSSTNISVDSGVNVSPAPSTSDAYLLGDHENSDPFMVVESTLREGVIEVLKDEVLSASSIAPSTSEVHQAVNVVFEQNKSQLTEHPGTFSITTRPLQTAVTTSAHLPLPYHNNNPLKVAALVSAIQLTQYSDFITTTIAPEHDITVHSSESPKESTIVPTATVIEDIEVGYNTNATEIGANDSSKISAHLPSLTTEENTLHNKHTIMLPMSAKNANSEGTGLISENYSMTQKPPSANEHKTFQENHDNHSEEKHEEYDEQKHSELHNSFSNVENYQPYKPNRHRLLTKSEVQNNHGAYIKKILG